The proteins below come from a single Holdemania massiliensis genomic window:
- a CDS encoding ABC transporter permease: MKKREKLTAPLIAVLLGLLVGMVIVIASGKSPVLLISAIIKSFCGFDILNPGPINPRYFGEFIVFSMPLILTGLAVGFAYRTGLFNIGGEGQVMVGALAATVVGILVPLPPVLHAIVCLIAGGAAGALWAFLPGFLKVKRNISEVVTAIMMNYAALYFCNYILKALPGSTQTRTVDLPASALIKSDFLKQITNNSRLHWGILVVFLAVIVYHIIIEKTTFGYSLRATGFNAEGARYAGMKVERNVVYAMMISGVMAGLAGAIMVLGTFGYGRVLNTAENYGFDGIAVALVGGCNAIGIFFAGLLFGLLKVAQPLMQSMQIPKDIATIISSTIIMLVAMQNGIIYIMNRLSKKKENAEKGSEQA, from the coding sequence ATGAAGAAAAGAGAAAAACTGACAGCTCCGCTGATTGCGGTTCTGCTGGGCTTGTTAGTCGGCATGGTTATCGTCATCGCCAGCGGCAAATCGCCGGTGCTTCTGATCTCAGCGATCATCAAGAGCTTCTGCGGCTTTGATATCCTGAATCCGGGGCCGATTAATCCGCGGTATTTCGGCGAGTTCATCGTTTTCTCGATGCCGCTGATTCTGACGGGGTTGGCGGTCGGCTTTGCTTACCGCACAGGATTGTTCAATATCGGTGGGGAAGGGCAGGTCATGGTCGGTGCGCTGGCAGCGACCGTGGTTGGGATTCTTGTCCCGCTGCCGCCGGTGCTGCATGCGATCGTCTGTCTGATTGCCGGCGGAGCAGCCGGCGCCCTGTGGGCATTTTTGCCGGGCTTTCTGAAAGTAAAGCGGAATATTTCAGAAGTGGTCACGGCGATCATGATGAACTACGCGGCGCTGTATTTCTGCAACTACATCTTAAAGGCGCTGCCGGGATCCACGCAGACCCGCACGGTAGATCTGCCGGCCTCGGCGTTAATCAAATCGGATTTTCTCAAGCAGATCACCAACAATTCGCGTCTGCATTGGGGAATTCTCGTCGTTTTTCTGGCGGTGATCGTTTACCATATCATCATCGAGAAAACAACGTTCGGCTACAGTCTGCGGGCTACTGGCTTCAATGCGGAGGGGGCACGCTATGCCGGCATGAAGGTGGAGCGCAATGTCGTCTATGCGATGATGATTTCAGGCGTAATGGCCGGATTGGCCGGCGCGATTATGGTCTTGGGCACCTTCGGTTACGGACGTGTGCTGAACACGGCTGAAAACTATGGCTTTGACGGAATTGCGGTAGCTCTGGTCGGCGGCTGCAATGCGATCGGCATCTTCTTTGCCGGCCTGCTGTTTGGCCTGCTGAAAGTGGCTCAGCCGCTGATGCAGTCGATGCAGATCCCGAAGGATATCGCGACGATTATCTCTTCCACGATCATCATGCTGGTAGCGATGCAGAACGGCATTATCTACATCATGAACCGATTGTCAAAAAAGAAGGAAAACGCTGAGAAAGGAAGTGAACAGGCATGA
- a CDS encoding ATP-binding cassette domain-containing protein: MDQVKIGRFIAACRKAGGWTQNEIAAQLGVSDKAVSKWETGKSLPDYPLLLPLCNLLKITLNELLLGEPISDAEYKAKADQILYDMIGQWLGQDQALPQTKMNHPCPVLNVSHVTKIYAEEEVETLAVDNVSFEVEKGSFIGIMGASGCGKTTLLKLIATMDRVSEGTIEIAGQPLQALTESQLAQFRGTHLGFIFQEYNLLDTLTLRENIALALTIQTAAMAHSPKVIDELAEKFEITEVLDQFPYAVSGGQRQRCACARAIASHPSLILADEPTGALDSRSARQLLEMLVMLRRDYGATLLMATHDVMSASYCDRILFMQDGRIQTELERGSLNKQAYFTEILKTLTDVTERTVHDA, encoded by the coding sequence ATGGATCAAGTCAAGATCGGCCGTTTTATTGCCGCGTGCAGAAAAGCCGGCGGCTGGACACAGAATGAAATTGCAGCGCAGCTGGGAGTGAGTGATAAAGCCGTTTCCAAATGGGAAACGGGAAAATCTCTGCCGGACTACCCGCTGCTGCTGCCATTATGTAATTTATTGAAGATTACGCTGAACGAGCTGCTGCTGGGAGAGCCAATTAGTGATGCAGAATATAAGGCAAAAGCGGATCAGATTCTCTATGATATGATCGGTCAGTGGTTGGGGCAGGATCAAGCTTTGCCGCAAACGAAGATGAATCATCCCTGTCCAGTATTAAACGTCTCGCATGTCACAAAAATCTATGCTGAGGAAGAAGTGGAAACCCTGGCGGTGGATAATGTCAGCTTTGAAGTGGAAAAGGGCAGCTTTATCGGGATTATGGGTGCCTCCGGCTGTGGGAAGACAACGCTGCTGAAACTGATTGCCACGATGGATCGTGTATCTGAGGGAACGATTGAAATCGCCGGTCAGCCGCTGCAGGCTTTAACCGAATCCCAGCTAGCGCAGTTCCGCGGCACTCACCTGGGGTTTATCTTTCAGGAATACAATCTGCTGGATACGCTGACGCTTCGTGAAAACATCGCGCTGGCGTTAACGATCCAGACAGCCGCTATGGCTCATTCGCCGAAGGTGATTGACGAGCTGGCCGAAAAGTTTGAAATTACCGAAGTTTTGGATCAATTTCCCTACGCGGTTTCCGGCGGACAGCGGCAGCGATGTGCCTGTGCCCGGGCGATTGCCTCGCATCCCAGCCTGATTTTGGCTGATGAACCGACCGGAGCACTGGACAGCCGCAGCGCCCGGCAGCTGCTGGAAATGCTGGTCATGCTGCGCAGAGACTACGGTGCGACACTGTTAATGGCAACGCATGATGTGATGTCAGCCAGTTACTGCGACCGGATTTTGTTTATGCAGGATGGCCGCATTCAGACTGAGCTAGAACGCGGTTCGTTAAACAAACAGGCTTATTTTACTGAGATCTTAAAGACGCTGACAGACGTCACAGAGCGGACAGTTCATGACGCTTAA
- a CDS encoding ABC transporter permease, translated as MSLFYNMFTITLMISAPIIIAALGGLFSERSGVVNIALDGIMLVGAFVTAAVVVVLDPSGANSKTAILIGLAAGTIAGMVFSLLHAYASIDLNADQTVSGTALNLLAAGITVYLCQIFFNQQRTPAFIRGITRIDVPVLKDIPVLGEMFFKQVHPTFYLTIVLVFVTWYVVFKTPFGLRMRSCGEFPQASASMGINVRRMRYFGVLVSGALAGLAGGVMVLTQDVQFTVVTVHGFGFIAIAALIFGKWNPFGVLGAGMFFGFSQTLGFYAKDIPFLATLPTEFFSMFPYVLTIIALVIFAGKSVGPKASGEIYDTGKR; from the coding sequence ATGAGTTTATTTTATAACATGTTTACCATCACTCTGATGATCTCAGCTCCGATTATTATCGCGGCGCTGGGCGGACTGTTCAGCGAGCGCAGCGGCGTTGTCAACATCGCCTTAGACGGCATCATGCTTGTCGGCGCCTTTGTCACCGCGGCGGTTGTCGTCGTGTTGGATCCAAGCGGCGCCAACAGCAAAACGGCGATTCTGATCGGTTTGGCCGCCGGCACGATTGCCGGGATGGTGTTCTCGTTGCTGCATGCCTATGCGAGCATTGATCTGAATGCTGATCAGACGGTTTCCGGTACCGCTTTGAACTTACTGGCGGCGGGTATCACGGTTTATCTCTGCCAGATTTTCTTCAATCAGCAGCGGACGCCGGCCTTTATCCGCGGCATTACACGGATTGACGTACCCGTGCTGAAGGATATACCGGTGTTGGGCGAAATGTTTTTCAAGCAGGTGCATCCGACGTTCTATCTGACGATTGTCCTGGTGTTTGTAACCTGGTATGTTGTATTTAAAACACCGTTTGGTCTGCGCATGCGTTCATGCGGAGAATTTCCGCAGGCTTCAGCTTCGATGGGCATCAACGTCCGCAGAATGCGTTACTTTGGGGTTCTGGTTTCCGGGGCGCTGGCGGGCTTAGCCGGCGGTGTCATGGTTCTAACCCAGGACGTTCAGTTTACCGTTGTTACGGTTCATGGTTTTGGCTTTATCGCAATTGCCGCGCTGATCTTCGGCAAGTGGAATCCATTCGGGGTCTTGGGCGCCGGCATGTTCTTCGGCTTCTCCCAGACGCTGGGCTTCTATGCCAAGGATATTCCGTTTTTGGCGACATTACCGACAGAATTCTTCAGTATGTTCCCATATGTGCTGACGATCATCGCGCTGGTCATTTTTGCCGGCAAGTCGGTGGGGCCGAAGGCATCGGGCGAAATCTACGATACAGGCAAGCGTTAA
- a CDS encoding BMP family ABC transporter substrate-binding protein, with product MKKLLTFALALLMVAGCSNNGGTTATPTPDADANNDGGNTGCTITIGLVTDLGGIDDKSFNQGTWEGVVQFAEDNNMGEECYGYLQSSADADYIPNLSTFADQKKDLIEAPGFLFEDAMKEVADLYPDQKFVIIDTEVDKPNVASAIFKEQQPSYLVGVAAAMKAKEAGMTKVGFIGGVENPIIERFEAGYKQGVASVDPSIEVLSDYANAFDDPGKGSTLAQKQYNDGAYVIFHAAGATGNGLIKEAKDRREAGEDVWAIGVDSDQYDAGLMSDGTSAVLTSALKRVDTAAYYFADQVKNGTFQGGTMVFDASNDGIGFPKENPNLSDEIVKAMEEALAKIKSGEIVVDEALQK from the coding sequence ATGAAAAAATTGCTGACCTTTGCTTTAGCGCTGCTGATGGTTGCCGGCTGTTCCAACAATGGTGGAACAACAGCGACACCAACACCAGATGCTGACGCAAACAATGACGGTGGAAACACTGGCTGCACAATTACCATCGGATTAGTTACTGACTTAGGCGGTATCGATGACAAGTCCTTTAACCAGGGCACATGGGAAGGGGTAGTTCAATTCGCAGAAGACAATAACATGGGCGAAGAATGCTACGGTTACCTGCAGTCTTCCGCCGATGCGGATTACATCCCGAACCTGAGCACTTTTGCTGATCAGAAGAAAGACCTGATCGAAGCTCCGGGCTTCCTGTTTGAAGATGCGATGAAGGAAGTCGCTGATCTGTATCCGGATCAGAAGTTTGTTATCATCGATACAGAAGTTGACAAACCAAATGTGGCTTCGGCCATCTTTAAAGAGCAGCAGCCTTCTTACCTGGTAGGCGTTGCCGCAGCGATGAAAGCGAAAGAAGCGGGCATGACGAAAGTTGGATTTATCGGCGGTGTTGAAAACCCGATTATCGAACGTTTTGAAGCAGGCTACAAGCAGGGCGTTGCCAGCGTTGATCCAAGCATTGAAGTGCTGAGCGACTATGCGAATGCATTTGATGATCCAGGCAAAGGCTCGACCTTAGCTCAGAAGCAGTACAATGACGGTGCTTATGTTATTTTCCATGCAGCCGGTGCAACAGGCAACGGTCTGATCAAAGAAGCGAAGGATCGCCGCGAAGCGGGTGAAGACGTTTGGGCGATCGGTGTTGACTCTGACCAGTATGATGCAGGTCTGATGTCTGACGGTACTTCCGCAGTCCTGACTTCCGCATTGAAGCGCGTTGATACAGCGGCTTACTATTTCGCGGATCAGGTTAAAAACGGCACGTTCCAGGGTGGAACTATGGTCTTTGACGCCAGCAATGACGGCATCGGCTTCCCGAAGGAAAATCCGAACCTGTCTGATGAAATCGTTAAGGCGATGGAAGAGGCTTTAGCGAAAATCAAGTCCGGCGAAATCGTCGTTGACGAAGCATTGCAGAAATAA
- a CDS encoding DNA translocase FtsK produces MAKTKQKKKKNNSKSTVDSEILRYVIALAVITVTLIAALQLGIVGQFLTTITRYLFGTYYGVVYGMCLLGGLAVLFGQRFPVFSVKTLIAIAAVFIAMILWSAIPQDPQLSGFRVFSDYLSHTGEHFSSPTTVAAQGGVLGALLYSLSSLLFARTGTVLVIFALLALAALLMIKTEVYVSMWHSITDALHREKKPKAKRSPRQMEIEELEESGENRRVIGSVELGKKKKKSIFLTPDDEPAEAELSAAPIVKKEKKKEEKEKPVPPPEEMPKVVSIGSGAGEVGYTLPALTMLDEIQAKSRSVLNQNAASIKGKKLIEVLGNFGINAQLVATHIGPAVTKFEIRPDSNVKVSKINAISDNLKMELAARDIRIEAPIPGRNAVGIEIPNVETTPVKMLELMRQLPEDKKDKKLLLALGKDLMGKGIFCQLDKMPHLLIAGATGSGKSVCMNTIITSLLLRTSPDEVKLLLVDPKKVEFTPYREIPHLIGPVISDGAEAARALKVIVMMMENRYEVFAQVGVRNIAGYNEKLAKEPQPNLQPMPYIVVIIDELADLMAVAGKEVEMSIQRITQLARAAGIHLIVATQRPSTDVITGIIKANIPSRIAFSVSSGIDSRTILDHVGAERLLGNGDMLYFPIGEPSPVRLQGVYVTDDEVKRITDFVSAQMKPRYEDAFIRLEGVDNNESTAVMSAQDDPLYEEVREYVIETQKASTSLLQRRFGIGYNRAARLIDVLEERGIIGPVQGSKPRDVYIKKNETSDDEEEN; encoded by the coding sequence GTGGCGAAAACGAAGCAGAAGAAGAAAAAGAACAATTCCAAAAGCACCGTGGATTCGGAAATCCTGCGCTATGTCATTGCGCTGGCGGTGATCACTGTGACATTGATCGCGGCGCTGCAGTTAGGGATCGTCGGACAATTTCTGACAACGATCACACGGTATCTGTTTGGTACGTATTACGGAGTCGTCTACGGGATGTGTTTACTCGGGGGGCTGGCTGTCTTGTTTGGACAGAGGTTTCCCGTTTTCTCCGTTAAGACGCTGATTGCGATCGCTGCCGTATTCATCGCGATGATTTTGTGGTCGGCGATTCCGCAGGATCCCCAGCTGAGCGGATTTCGAGTGTTCAGTGATTATCTTTCGCATACCGGCGAACATTTCAGCTCGCCGACAACCGTCGCTGCCCAGGGCGGAGTTTTAGGCGCCCTGCTGTACTCGCTCAGCTCACTGCTGTTTGCACGTACAGGAACAGTCTTAGTGATTTTTGCGCTGCTAGCTTTGGCGGCGCTGCTGATGATCAAGACGGAAGTGTATGTGTCGATGTGGCATTCGATCACGGACGCGCTGCATCGTGAAAAAAAGCCGAAGGCAAAGCGTTCACCGCGCCAGATGGAAATCGAAGAGCTGGAAGAATCCGGCGAAAACCGCAGGGTGATCGGAAGTGTGGAGCTGGGAAAAAAGAAGAAAAAATCAATTTTCTTAACGCCGGATGACGAACCGGCTGAAGCTGAACTGTCCGCTGCGCCGATCGTTAAAAAAGAAAAGAAAAAAGAAGAAAAAGAGAAACCTGTACCGCCGCCGGAAGAAATGCCGAAGGTGGTCTCGATTGGCAGCGGGGCTGGGGAGGTAGGCTATACGCTGCCGGCGTTGACGATGCTGGATGAAATTCAGGCAAAATCCCGTTCGGTACTGAACCAGAACGCCGCTTCGATCAAGGGCAAGAAGCTGATTGAAGTTCTGGGCAATTTTGGCATCAACGCGCAGCTGGTCGCGACGCATATCGGACCGGCGGTCACTAAGTTTGAAATCCGGCCGGATTCCAACGTCAAAGTATCGAAGATCAACGCGATTTCCGATAACCTGAAAATGGAGCTGGCAGCCCGGGATATCCGCATCGAAGCGCCGATTCCCGGACGCAACGCGGTCGGCATCGAAATTCCGAATGTCGAAACAACGCCGGTGAAGATGCTGGAGCTGATGCGCCAGCTGCCGGAAGATAAGAAAGACAAAAAGCTGCTTTTAGCGCTGGGCAAAGATCTGATGGGGAAGGGGATTTTCTGTCAGCTGGACAAGATGCCCCATCTGCTGATCGCCGGGGCCACCGGCAGCGGCAAGTCAGTCTGCATGAATACGATTATTACTTCACTGCTGCTGCGGACTTCGCCGGATGAAGTGAAGCTGCTCTTAGTCGATCCGAAGAAAGTCGAATTTACGCCTTACCGTGAAATTCCGCATTTGATCGGTCCTGTGATTTCGGATGGAGCCGAAGCGGCGCGGGCCTTGAAGGTCATCGTCATGATGATGGAGAACCGGTATGAGGTCTTCGCTCAGGTTGGGGTCCGCAACATTGCCGGCTACAATGAAAAACTGGCGAAAGAGCCGCAGCCGAATCTGCAGCCTATGCCGTATATTGTCGTCATTATCGACGAGCTGGCTGATTTGATGGCCGTCGCCGGCAAGGAAGTCGAAATGAGCATTCAGCGGATTACCCAGCTGGCGCGGGCGGCTGGAATTCATTTGATCGTCGCCACGCAGCGGCCTTCCACCGATGTCATCACCGGAATTATCAAGGCCAATATTCCAAGCCGGATTGCCTTCTCCGTTTCCAGCGGCATTGATTCACGAACCATTTTGGATCATGTCGGGGCGGAACGGCTGCTGGGCAACGGTGATATGCTCTATTTCCCGATTGGGGAACCAAGTCCGGTGCGGTTACAGGGCGTTTATGTGACCGACGATGAAGTCAAGCGCATCACCGATTTTGTTTCCGCGCAGATGAAGCCGCGCTATGAGGACGCGTTTATCCGTTTGGAAGGCGTGGACAACAATGAAAGCACGGCGGTGATGTCGGCGCAGGACGATCCGCTGTATGAAGAAGTTCGGGAATATGTCATTGAAACGCAGAAGGCGTCGACCTCACTGCTGCAAAGAAGGTTCGGAATCGGATATAATCGTGCAGCCAGACTGATTGACGTTCTGGAAGAACGCGGCATCATTGGTCCGGTGCAGGGCTCCAAACCAAGGGATGTTTACATCAAAAAGAACGAAACTTCGGATGACGAAGAAGAAAATTAA
- a CDS encoding ABC transporter ATP-binding protein, translated as MSYAIEMLNITKDFPGIRANDDVTLQVEEKSIHALLGENGAGKSTLMSILFGLYQPTQGTIKVRGQEVKITDPNVANSLGIGMVHQHFKLVECFTVTENIILGMEPKTKFYTTDIKSAAQRIQQLSEMYGLNVDPYAKIQNISVGMQQRVEILKMLYRNADILIFDEPTAVLTPQEIHELMEIMRNLTKEGKTIILITHKLKEIKEVADVCTVLRRGRCMGTIQVAETSEEEMAKLMVGREVDFGVEKQAQQAGKVVLEIEHLKVKNSKGLLGVKDFSLQVRAGEIVGVAGIDGNGQTELVYALTGLTKAEDGKVLLNGKDITHSSIKHRIEAGMGHIPEDRHKHGLILDFKLKENMVIHSYNQAPFAKNGLLQIPAIDKKTDELIEMFDVRSGQGRETITRSMSGGNQQKAIIAREIDRSPELLIVVQPTRGLDVGAIEYIHKRIVQERDNGKAILLVSLELDEILALSDQIAVMFNGELTGWVKAEETDENELGLMMSGSIRKGVGEA; from the coding sequence ATGAGTTATGCGATAGAGATGCTCAACATCACAAAAGATTTTCCAGGCATCCGCGCCAACGATGACGTCACTCTTCAAGTAGAGGAAAAAAGTATTCATGCTCTCTTGGGAGAAAACGGGGCAGGAAAGTCGACGCTGATGTCGATCTTGTTCGGTCTGTATCAGCCAACCCAGGGCACGATTAAAGTGCGAGGGCAGGAAGTCAAGATCACAGATCCGAATGTCGCCAACAGCCTGGGGATCGGGATGGTGCATCAGCATTTTAAATTGGTTGAATGCTTTACGGTAACGGAAAATATCATTTTGGGAATGGAGCCGAAAACGAAGTTTTATACGACGGACATCAAGTCGGCGGCCCAGCGGATTCAGCAGCTGAGCGAAATGTATGGATTAAATGTTGATCCGTATGCGAAAATCCAAAATATTTCTGTCGGGATGCAGCAGCGGGTTGAAATTTTAAAAATGCTTTACCGCAACGCGGATATTTTGATTTTTGATGAGCCGACTGCCGTGCTGACACCGCAGGAAATTCATGAGCTGATGGAGATCATGCGCAATCTGACAAAGGAAGGCAAAACAATTATTTTAATCACGCATAAACTGAAAGAAATCAAGGAAGTGGCTGATGTCTGTACGGTTTTGCGGCGCGGCCGATGCATGGGTACAATTCAGGTTGCAGAAACCTCGGAAGAGGAAATGGCAAAGCTGATGGTCGGCCGGGAAGTCGATTTCGGCGTTGAAAAACAAGCCCAGCAGGCAGGTAAAGTCGTGTTGGAAATCGAACATTTAAAGGTTAAGAATTCCAAGGGCCTTTTAGGCGTGAAGGATTTCAGCCTGCAGGTGCGGGCTGGGGAGATCGTCGGCGTCGCCGGCATCGACGGCAACGGCCAGACGGAGCTGGTCTATGCGCTGACGGGTTTGACCAAAGCTGAGGACGGCAAGGTGCTGCTCAACGGCAAAGACATCACGCACAGTTCGATTAAACACCGGATTGAAGCAGGAATGGGACACATTCCAGAAGATCGGCATAAGCATGGTCTGATTCTGGATTTCAAGCTGAAAGAAAACATGGTCATCCACAGCTACAATCAGGCGCCGTTTGCGAAAAACGGACTTTTGCAGATTCCGGCTATTGATAAGAAAACAGATGAATTAATTGAAATGTTCGATGTCCGCAGCGGCCAGGGACGGGAAACGATCACCCGCAGCATGTCCGGCGGCAATCAGCAGAAAGCGATTATTGCCCGTGAGATCGACCGCAGTCCTGAACTGCTGATCGTCGTTCAGCCGACCCGCGGATTGGACGTTGGGGCGATTGAGTACATCCATAAACGGATTGTTCAGGAACGGGATAACGGCAAGGCAATTCTATTAGTTTCATTAGAGCTGGACGAGATTCTGGCTTTGTCTGATCAGATCGCAGTCATGTTTAACGGCGAGCTGACAGGCTGGGTTAAAGCAGAGGAAACAGATGAAAACGAGCTGGGCTTAATGATGTCCGGTTCGATCCGAAAGGGGGTCGGCGAAGCATGA
- a CDS encoding FtsX-like permease family protein has translation MTLKLIWRNIQRSAGDYLLLVMTVTLLAAILCLANCIAVFGSIQAGFQTASLPVLIVLILIFLINTIHTFMLHQRAKALAVTLLLGMERGKLRRLYLGELSVIGIGCFLLGTLIGASLFSLFISPLLQIRTHVSWLLLMGKSILQTGAYFFLAELLSGVWIDHQLASLQISQLLVQKRRNHPIHRKNLRFWQRCFVSSFALFLIFLIGIAAAQGELLTLCIGWIALPMIVCIIAFYQSLYAYFSHLRSAGKLGQIQGNRLLWLAELTTGAKTSANLNALLCVCLVFAASAFGFGLLLLDSGANLFERSMQTYMGFMQISLCLIFLILYFSMLSLLQILDLKRQARTLRILHALGKDQASLNRLMCIQTLFHLGLPAGMGLALLTAAVPLINFRLNEEISVLRQNQVLRLFGGFGFCFCALYLVYFLAVTAISRRNLKSLTNS, from the coding sequence ATGACGCTTAAATTGATCTGGCGCAATATTCAGCGCAGTGCCGGAGACTATCTGCTTTTGGTCATGACGGTAACCCTGCTGGCCGCGATTTTGTGTCTGGCGAACTGCATCGCCGTTTTCGGCAGTATCCAGGCTGGTTTTCAGACTGCGTCCCTGCCGGTTCTAATCGTATTGATACTAATTTTTCTGATCAACACGATTCATACGTTCATGCTTCACCAGCGGGCAAAAGCACTGGCTGTGACCCTGCTGCTGGGGATGGAGCGCGGGAAGCTGCGGCGGCTTTATCTGGGCGAGCTGAGCGTAATTGGAATCGGCTGTTTTCTGCTCGGTACGCTGATCGGCGCCAGTCTATTCAGCCTGTTCATTTCTCCGCTGCTGCAGATCAGGACCCATGTATCCTGGCTCTTGTTGATGGGAAAAAGCATCCTTCAAACCGGCGCCTACTTTTTTCTGGCGGAACTCTTGTCGGGAGTGTGGATTGACCATCAGCTGGCAAGCCTGCAGATCAGTCAGCTGCTCGTTCAGAAACGCCGCAATCATCCGATTCATCGGAAAAATCTGCGGTTCTGGCAGCGCTGCTTTGTGAGCAGTTTTGCACTTTTTCTGATCTTTTTGATCGGGATCGCGGCAGCACAGGGAGAACTGCTGACCCTTTGCATCGGCTGGATCGCCTTGCCGATGATCGTGTGCATCATCGCATTCTATCAAAGTCTTTACGCTTATTTTTCTCATCTGAGATCGGCAGGAAAATTAGGTCAGATCCAAGGCAATCGTCTGCTTTGGCTTGCTGAATTGACAACCGGGGCGAAAACCAGCGCCAATCTCAATGCCCTACTGTGCGTCTGCCTGGTGTTTGCCGCATCGGCATTCGGGTTTGGCCTATTGCTTTTGGACAGCGGGGCAAACCTGTTTGAAAGATCCATGCAGACCTACATGGGCTTTATGCAGATCAGTCTTTGTCTGATCTTTCTGATCCTCTACTTCTCCATGCTGTCGCTCTTACAGATCTTGGATCTGAAGCGGCAGGCCCGTACCTTGAGAATCCTGCATGCATTGGGCAAAGACCAGGCATCGTTGAATCGTTTGATGTGCATTCAGACCTTATTTCATCTAGGACTTCCGGCCGGGATGGGACTGGCGTTGCTGACGGCAGCGGTACCGCTGATCAATTTCCGATTGAATGAGGAGATCTCGGTGCTGCGGCAAAATCAGGTACTAAGACTTTTCGGTGGTTTTGGATTCTGTTTCTGCGCCTTATACCTAGTTTATTTTTTAGCGGTGACAGCAATCAGCAGGCGTAATTTAAAGTCCTTGACTAACAGCTGA